A DNA window from Rhizobium sp. NXC14 contains the following coding sequences:
- a CDS encoding efflux RND transporter periplasmic adaptor subunit, whose product MFSLNTLSNRMPSVANLALIGVIGIGLSACTEEKAEVKEVIRPVKVVEIAKADDTRKLDYSGSVKARTEMNLGFRVAGKITERLVDIGDRVTPGDVLARIDATDYQLAVKTAEANLAAAERGVETADLANKRAEQLFDKSVAPKSQLEQAALSHDQAISQRDAALSALDQAKNQVSYTELKAGQNGIVTSINADIGQVVGSGSPVLTVAVDGEKEVQIAVPENDIAEFKPGKTVKASFWADDRLVLDGKVREVSGSADQQSRTFAVRVSLPNDPRVLLGMTATIEADVNNGNSYVSIPLTALAEKDGQQMVWTVDRDTATVHGRIIEVADFTGDGVHVTQGLDSGDLVVAAGTQFMSENLKVKVPEQQSASADFDQTVR is encoded by the coding sequence ATGTTTTCGCTCAACACCCTCAGCAACCGCATGCCGTCCGTCGCGAACCTCGCGCTCATCGGCGTCATCGGGATCGGCCTTTCCGCCTGCACGGAAGAAAAAGCTGAGGTCAAGGAAGTTATTCGGCCGGTGAAGGTCGTGGAAATCGCCAAAGCCGACGATACCCGCAAGCTCGATTATTCGGGGTCGGTCAAGGCGCGCACGGAGATGAACCTCGGGTTTCGGGTGGCCGGCAAGATCACCGAGCGTCTCGTCGATATCGGCGACCGGGTGACGCCCGGCGACGTTCTCGCCCGCATCGATGCCACGGACTATCAGCTCGCGGTCAAGACGGCGGAGGCCAATCTCGCCGCGGCCGAAAGGGGCGTCGAAACCGCCGATCTCGCCAACAAGCGCGCCGAGCAGTTGTTCGACAAGAGCGTCGCCCCGAAGTCGCAGCTCGAACAGGCAGCACTCAGCCATGACCAGGCGATCTCGCAGCGCGACGCAGCGCTCTCGGCGCTGGATCAGGCGAAGAACCAGGTGAGCTATACCGAGCTCAAGGCCGGCCAGAATGGGATAGTGACATCGATCAATGCCGATATCGGCCAGGTCGTTGGCTCCGGCAGCCCCGTTTTGACCGTTGCCGTCGATGGTGAAAAGGAAGTGCAGATCGCGGTTCCGGAAAACGACATTGCCGAATTTAAGCCCGGTAAAACGGTCAAGGCCAGTTTCTGGGCTGATGACAGGCTGGTGCTCGACGGCAAGGTGCGCGAGGTTTCCGGCAGCGCCGACCAGCAGTCGCGCACCTTTGCGGTTCGCGTGAGCCTGCCGAACGATCCGCGGGTGTTGCTAGGCATGACCGCGACCATCGAAGCCGATGTCAACAACGGCAACAGCTATGTCTCGATCCCGCTCACTGCGCTGGCCGAAAAGGACGGCCAGCAGATGGTCTGGACGGTCGACCGCGACACGGCGACGGTGCATGGCCGCATCATCGAGGTCGCCGATTTCACCGGCGACGGCGTGCATGTGACCCAAGGCCTCGATAGCGGCGATCTCGTCGTTGCCGCCGGCACCCAATTCATGAGCGAGAACCTGAAGGTGAAGGTGCCGGAGCAGCAATCGGCTTCGGCCGATTTCGACCAGACCGTGCGTTGA
- a CDS encoding TetR family transcriptional regulator → MNDIAENTLDVTRQENITRILDAAERLFRHYGYSKTTVADIARDLGMSPANIYRFFASKVEIHQALCGRMLATCYQLAYDIRHQPLSASERLRLYVETQYQWTMDTMLDEMKVHEMIVVAIERDWHVIEKHIDRVHDLIAEIIAEGIASGEFAEHDPVVASRCFGAATVNLCHPQMVAQCLAKTNRAAVDELIDYAIRALKK, encoded by the coding sequence ATGAACGACATTGCGGAAAATACGCTCGACGTCACGCGACAGGAGAATATCACGCGGATACTCGACGCTGCCGAGCGGCTGTTCCGTCACTACGGCTACAGCAAAACGACGGTGGCAGACATCGCCCGCGATCTCGGCATGTCGCCGGCCAATATTTATCGATTCTTCGCTTCGAAGGTCGAGATCCATCAGGCGCTCTGCGGACGCATGCTCGCCACTTGCTATCAGCTCGCTTACGACATCCGCCACCAGCCGCTCAGTGCCAGCGAACGGCTGCGCCTTTATGTCGAGACCCAGTATCAATGGACGATGGATACGATGCTCGACGAGATGAAGGTGCACGAGATGATCGTGGTCGCGATCGAGCGCGACTGGCATGTCATCGAGAAACATATCGATCGCGTCCATGATCTGATTGCTGAAATCATCGCCGAAGGCATCGCCTCCGGCGAGTTCGCCGAGCACGATCCGGTGGTCGCCTCGCGCTGCTTCGGCGCGGCGACGGTCAATCTCTGTCATCCCCAGATGGTGGCGCAATGTCTTGCGAAGACCAACCGCGCTGCCGTCGACGAACTGATCGATTACGCCATCAGGGCGCTCAAGAAATAA
- a CDS encoding OsmC family protein has translation MQINRTASAHWSGGLKDGKGLISTQSGALTDYPYGFASRFEGIPGTNPEELIGAAHAGCFTMALSLILGEAGFTAEHMETSAKVTLESVEGGFAVTAIHLSLSGRVPGADEATFTELANKAKAGCPISKALAAVPITLDVKLA, from the coding sequence ATGCAGATCAATCGCACGGCTTCGGCTCATTGGAGCGGCGGCCTCAAGGACGGCAAGGGCTTGATCTCGACCCAGAGCGGCGCCCTGACAGACTATCCCTACGGCTTTGCCAGCCGCTTCGAAGGCATTCCCGGCACCAACCCGGAAGAGCTGATCGGCGCTGCCCATGCCGGCTGCTTCACCATGGCGCTGTCGCTCATCCTCGGCGAAGCCGGCTTCACCGCCGAGCATATGGAAACCTCGGCCAAGGTGACGCTCGAAAGCGTCGAGGGTGGCTTCGCCGTCACTGCCATCCATCTCTCACTTTCCGGCCGCGTCCCCGGTGCAGATGAGGCGACCTTCACCGAACTGGCCAACAAGGCGAAAGCCGGCTGCCCGATTTCCAAGGCGCTCGCCGCCGTTCCGATCACGCTCGACGTCAAGCTCGCCTGA
- a CDS encoding SDR family oxidoreductase: protein MGDRLQGKNILITGAAQGIGLAIAKAFIRENAAVYLVDRDGALLAHAAGELASTGGRVGYLPADITDAGTIAKAVAQANDEIGPLNALVNNAGVNVFAEPLHTTDEEWSRCFDINLKGAWNCCKAVLPGFIERGDGVILNIASTHAFTIIPHTFPYPLAKHALLGMTKSLALEYAARNIRVNALAPGYVSTQKVIDYWNSFPDPEAAKAETMKLHPGGRIATPEEIAMAAVFMISDECPFMNATCLTIDGGLSVQQHPA, encoded by the coding sequence ATGGGTGATCGCCTGCAGGGCAAAAATATTCTGATCACCGGCGCTGCGCAGGGTATCGGCCTTGCGATCGCCAAGGCTTTCATCAGGGAGAATGCCGCGGTCTATCTCGTCGATCGCGATGGAGCGCTGCTGGCGCATGCAGCGGGAGAACTCGCCAGCACGGGCGGCCGGGTTGGTTATCTGCCGGCCGACATTACCGATGCCGGAACAATCGCCAAGGCGGTTGCTCAGGCGAATGACGAGATCGGGCCATTGAATGCGCTCGTCAACAATGCCGGGGTCAATGTCTTTGCCGAACCGCTCCACACGACCGACGAGGAGTGGAGCCGCTGCTTCGATATCAATCTCAAGGGAGCATGGAATTGCTGCAAGGCGGTGCTGCCCGGCTTCATCGAGCGCGGCGACGGCGTCATCCTCAACATTGCCTCCACGCACGCTTTCACGATCATTCCGCACACCTTTCCCTATCCGCTTGCAAAACATGCTCTGCTCGGCATGACGAAGTCCCTCGCCCTGGAGTATGCGGCCCGCAATATCCGGGTGAACGCGCTGGCGCCGGGCTATGTCTCGACGCAGAAGGTGATCGACTACTGGAACAGCTTCCCCGATCCGGAGGCAGCGAAAGCCGAGACGATGAAGCTGCATCCCGGCGGGCGGATCGCAACGCCTGAGGAGATCGCCATGGCGGCGGTGTTCATGATCTCCGACGAATGCCCGTTCATGAACGCCACCTGCCTGACGATCGACGGCGGTCTGAGCGTGCAGCAGCATCCCGCCTGA
- a CDS encoding aldose 1-epimerase gives MSKGHVGDDIDLGRGDLSVRISRRGAAVTAATFRGKPFLVSTGGQDGTFASFPMVPFGNRVEGNAMTFGGRNYAFQRNYHDPLYLHGDGWISLWELEESSSEHAQLRFWRDADRISPYAYLTRQEIRLSGNRLALTLSVENRGEAVLPFGLGQHPFFTRTPETRLTIAADRFWSERPDHLPDVPGPVPAKFDFTSGALLPWQWMNNAFEGWNGRAAIAWPELGIQATLEADDALNRFMLYMRLDRTDFFCLEPMSHLPNGHHLPDFGGLKPLEPGEALLGKVTIDLSALPVQPEGR, from the coding sequence ATGAGCAAAGGGCATGTCGGGGACGACATCGATCTGGGCCGCGGTGATCTCTCCGTCAGGATCAGCCGCCGGGGCGCGGCCGTCACCGCCGCAACATTCCGGGGCAAGCCTTTCCTCGTTTCGACAGGTGGCCAGGATGGGACCTTCGCGAGTTTTCCCATGGTTCCGTTCGGCAACCGCGTGGAAGGCAATGCCATGACCTTTGGCGGACGCAACTATGCCTTCCAGCGAAACTACCACGATCCGCTCTACCTGCATGGCGATGGCTGGATCAGCCTATGGGAGCTGGAAGAATCGAGTTCCGAGCACGCGCAGCTCCGCTTTTGGCGCGATGCCGACAGGATCTCGCCCTATGCCTATCTCACCCGGCAAGAGATCCGCCTCAGCGGCAATCGGCTAGCGCTGACGCTCTCGGTGGAGAACAGGGGAGAGGCGGTCCTGCCCTTCGGGCTGGGGCAGCATCCCTTCTTCACACGGACGCCGGAAACACGATTGACGATCGCAGCCGACCGCTTCTGGAGCGAACGGCCGGACCATCTCCCTGATGTACCTGGTCCGGTACCCGCTAAATTCGATTTCACTTCCGGTGCGCTGTTGCCCTGGCAATGGATGAACAACGCCTTCGAAGGATGGAACGGACGGGCAGCCATCGCTTGGCCGGAACTTGGAATCCAGGCGACGCTGGAAGCCGATGATGCGCTCAATCGCTTCATGCTGTACATGCGGCTCGACCGGACAGATTTCTTCTGCCTGGAACCGATGAGCCACCTGCCGAATGGGCATCATCTGCCGGATTTCGGAGGGCTCAAACCTCTTGAGCCGGGCGAGGCTCTTTTAGGCAAGGTCACGATCGATCTGTCGGCGCTGCCGGTTCAGCCGGAGGGAAGATAG